From a region of the Triticum aestivum cultivar Chinese Spring chromosome 7D, IWGSC CS RefSeq v2.1, whole genome shotgun sequence genome:
- the LOC123166886 gene encoding uncharacterized protein: MESRCASRGEQRTPGHKHSQDSEIQLQATEISEITHAMAALLDLMLVRSSPSPRLVVAPQACAAPVAGAPGEGEGAMPPAVPCLRAVVLREALRERLAGEWEERRRRPRPPPLHLRVGQCGRNRKRKWAGPRRRPSTPPSAQSPRVTASPNKARFSSSPRRRSAYEKSFILSASPAMDQFHDRHHVRLRSCVLRTYLHADHDGERVSLSRRRDSLNTAWVVHIHQRADGPYLLLHSAAYGHYLGTTFKPAPLGHHGCRTEQRDYDDEPDLMAVMWKAARAGVRDIILLRDVAGRYLRANDRYLPWNTGVTVDNKVSALMYWTVEHIPDRDGPPGLPGPIHTPSPGYHSLMLWRNPVVSRLIRFMLSDPNGPIYTQHCWTTLRFRGRSVFHLRDELARRIAFVLDGRQSFDLVMCVRAGRRGRLTPLVIDLPSSGYGETLWIVVFMSGTPAYNALRHPDVDAE; the protein is encoded by the exons ATGGAAAGCCGTTGCGCGAGCAGAGGGGAGCAGCGCACACCAGGTCACAAACACTCTCAGGATTCAGAAATCCAGCTGCAAGCAACAGAAATTAGCGAGATCACGCACGCCATGGCAGCTTTGTTGGATCTCATGCTGGTTCGCTCGTCGCCATCGCCTCGCTTGGTTGTTGCTCCACAGGCGTGCGCCGCACCGGTGGCCGGGGCGCCCGGGGAAGGAGAGGGAGCAATGCCGCCGGCCGTTCCGTGCCTCCGCGCCGTCGTGCTGCGGGAGGCGTTGAGGGAGCGGCTCGCCGGCGAATGGGAGGAGCGGCGCCGCCGACCACGGCCGCCCCCGCTGCATCTTCGCGTGGGCCAGTGCGGGAGGAACAGAAAGAGGAAGTGGGCCGGGCCGAGAAGACGGCCCTCAACTCCACCTTCTGCCCAAAGCCCGAGGGTAACCGCCTCACCCAACAAGGCGCGCTTCTCCTCTTCTCCCCGTCGCCGGAGCGCCTACGAGAAATCATTCATCCTCTCTGCCTCTCCAGCGATGGATCAGTTCCACGACAGGCATCACGTGCGGCTGCGGAGCTGCGTGCTCCGCACGTACCTCCACGCCGACCACGACGGGGAGCGCGTCTCCCTCAGCCGGCGCCGTGACTCGCTGAACACGGCGTGGGTGGTGCACATCCACCAACGCGCCGACGGCCCGTACCTGCTCCTCCACAGCGCCGCCTACGGCCACTACCTCGGCACCACGTTCAAGCCGGCGCCGCTCGGCCACCACGGCTGCCGCACCGAGCAGCGCGACTACGACGACGAGCCGGACTTGATGGCCGTCATGTGGAAGGCCGCCAGGGCGGGCGTCCGTGACATCATCCTGCTCCGCGACGTCGCCGGCCGCTACCTCCGCGCCAATGACAGGTACCTCCCCTGGAACACCGGGGTGACCGTCGACAACAAGGTCAGCGCCCTGATGTACTGGACCGTCGAGCACATCCCCGACAGAGACGGTCCGCCTGGCCTTCCAGGCCCGATCCAC ACCCCCAGCCCCGGATACCACTCCCTCATGCTCTGGCGCAACCCGGTGGTGTCACGGCTGATCCGGTTCATGCTGTCCGATCCCAACGGCCCCATCTACACCCAGCACTGCTGGACCACGCTGCGGTTCAGGGGGAGGTCCGTGTTCCACCTGAGGGACGAGCTGGCCAGGCGCATCGCCTTCGTCCTCGACGGGCGTCAGTCCTTCGACCTCGTAATGTGCGTCCGAGCGGGCCGCCGGGGGCGTCTGACCCCACTCGTCATCGACCTGCCCAGCAGCGGCTACGGCGAGACCCTCTGGATTGTCGTCTTCATGTCCGGGACCCCAG CTTATAACGCACTGCGACACCCGGATGTCGATGCAGAGTAG
- the LOC123168320 gene encoding jasmonate-induced oxygenase 4: METAAAPRVQALADAGVPHLPAQYIQPPDLRAGPSPAASLSVPVLDLSDAAAATTHAVGRACAEWGAFHVVNHGAPAGLLDAMRAAGLAFFRAPMAEKLRFGCDPARGAAAEGYGSRMLAKDDSVLDWRDYFDHHTLPESRRDPARWPDFVPGYRDTVVKYSDSMKVLAQRLLCIISESLNLPPSYLQEAVGEAYQNITVSYYSPCPQPDLALGLQSHSDFGAITLLIQDDVGGLEVFKDGMWIPVHPVPGAILVILSDQTEIITNGRYKSAVHRAVVNADRARLSVATFYDPPKSQKICTAPQLVSKDHPQKYRDVVYGDYVSSWYSKGPEGKRNIDALLMEQ, encoded by the exons ATGGAAACCGCCGCGGCGCCCCGCGTccaggcgctcgccgacgccggcgTGCCCCACCTCCCGGCGCAGTACATCCAGCCGCCCGACCTCCGCGCGGGCCcctcccccgccgcctccctctccgtccCCGTCCTGGACCTCTCGGACGCCGCCGCCGCAACAACCCACGCGGTCGGCCGCGCGTGCGCCGAGTGGGGCGCCTTCCACGTCGTCAACCACGGGGCCCCGGCGGGGCTGCTCGACGCGATGCGGGCCGCCGGGCTGGCCTTCTTCCGCGCCCCCATGGCGGAGAAGCTCCGGTTCGGCTGCGACCCGGCCAGGGGCGCCGCCGCCGAGGGGTACGGCAGCCGCATGCTCGCCAAAGACGACTCCGTGCTCGACTGGCGCGACTACTTCGACCACCACACCCTCCCCGAGTCCCGCCGCGACCCCGCCCGGTGGCCCGACTTCGTCCCAGGATACAG GGACACTGTTGTAAAATACAGTGACAGCATGAAAGTCCTTGCCCAAAGATTGCTGTGCATCATCTCTGAAAGTCTGAACTTGCCACCCTCCTACCTGCAAGAAGCGGTGGGGGAAGCTTATCAGAACATCACCGTTAGCTACTATTCCCCTTGTCCACAGCCAGATCTTGCTCTCGGATTGCAATCTCATTCTGACTTTGGCGCAATAACACTTCTAATACAAGATGATGTGGGTGGGCTCGAGGTATTTAAGGATGGGATGTGGATACCTGTGCATCCTGTGCCTGGTGCAATCCTTGTAATTCTGTCTGACCAGACAGAG ATCATAACCAACGGAAGATACAAGAGCGCCGTGCATCGAGCTGTGGTCAATGCCGACCGTGCCCGCTTGTCAGTGGCGACGTTCTACGATCCACCTAAATCTCAGAAAATATGTACTGCCCCCCAGCTCGTGAGCAAGGACCATCCGCAGAAGTATCGGGATGTGGTTTACGGCGACTATGTCTCATCCTGGTACAGCAAAGGTCCAGAGGGCAAGCGCAATATCGACGCCCTCCTGATGGAGCAATAG
- the LOC123165483 gene encoding TOM1-like protein 6 isoform X1 yields MAAAVRVEKATSDLLLGPDWTLNIDICDGVNSDHGQAKEVIKTLKKRLQHKNSSVQSLALTLLETLVKNCGDHVHFLVVERGILQEMVKLAKKKANVQVRDKILTLLDSWQEAFGGPGGKHPQFYWAYSELKQSGLEFPRRSPEAATIFAPHLQPGIGSPANSSLRADGMISSSGSPLSLSDLQRILSAAELLSEMLREVDPNDHEAVNDEIIAELVNQCRSYQKKIMSLVSSVSDEDLLSQSLDLNDRLQILLSKHDAIASGSPLPGEETDVLSELPRGITTTPAATVVPETAIVPTFVLDDEEEEEEDDEFSQLARRNSRFRSANEKSASSGVGASSSSTQDGTASSAASVTTTSSPSTSSSALALPDHLAPIRTSPEDKIMSDLLALTIVSSPSPEPALHPGGSPTSYHPQPHYADPQHTAAAHNSYVAPWAQHQPQTAPIKQQQQQHQPPPQPQFSYNPSPYPPPPWAPQDNTESNPFVASSSQRLSTSNSPLKVPPNMRPLQQSQSFGVPLRSAASDSPTNKSLKQPMSAGSRRPSYVPSNKFFDDLLERNADGTLKTSSGVIGGTSSPYKP; encoded by the exons atggcggcggcggtgagggtggAGAAGGCGACGAGCGACCTGCTGCTGGGGCCCGACTGGACCCTCAACATCGACATCTGCGACGGCGTCAACTCCGATCACGG GCAAGCAAAGGAGGTGATTAAAACTCTGAAGAAGCGTCTTCAACACAAGAATTCATCAGTTCAGTCTCTTGCATTGACG CTGTTGGAGACTCTGGTGAAAAATTGTGGGGATCATGTGCATTTTCTGGTTGTAGAGCGCGGTATATTGCAAGAAATGGTCAAACTTGCCAAGAAAAAG GCAAATGTGCAAGTGAGGGACAAAATTTTGACACTCCTTGATTCTTGGCAAGAAGCATTTGGTGGGCCTGGTGGGAAGCACCCTCAGTTCTACTGGGCATATTCTGAACTTAAG CAATCTGGTTTAGAATTTCCTAGGCGCTCACCTGAGGCAGCAACAATATTCGCCCCTCACCTTCAACCAGGGATCGGGAGTCCAGCCAATTCATCCTTGAGAGCTGATGGGATGATTTCATCAAGTGGCTCTCCTCTGAG TTTGTCAGATTTGCAACGAATTTTAAGTGCCGCGGAGCTACTAAGTGAGATGCTGAGAGAAGTGGATCCAAATGATCATGAG GCTGTGAATGATGAAATTATCGCGGAACTTGTGAACCAATGCCGGTCATACCAGAAAAAGATCATGAGTTTGGTTAGTTCAGTGAG TGATGAGGACCTCTTGAGCCAAAGTCTCGACTTAAACGACAGATTGCAAATTCTGCTTTCCAAACACGATGCAATTGCATCAGGTTCCCCTCTACCGGGTGAAGAAACGGATGTGTTGAGTGAGTTGCCCAGAGGGATCACTACAACCCCTGCAGCAACAGTTGTTCCCGAAACTGCCATTGTACCAACTTttgtcttggatgatgaagaggaagaggaggaagatgatgagttCTCTCAGCTGGCTCGCAG GAATTCGAGATTCAGGTCAGCAAATGAGAAGAGCGCCTCTTCAGGTGTAGGCGCATCATCGTCGTCCACGCAGGATGGAACAGCAAGCTCAGCAGCTTCTGTGACCACTACATCATCACCATCTACTTCAAGCAGTGCATTAGCATTGCCTGATCATCTAGCTCCTATAAGGACTTCTCCAGAAGACAAGATTATGAGCGACCTCCTTGCGCTCACCATAGTGTCAAGCCCATCACCTGAACCTGCCTTGCATCCTGGTGGTTCCCCAACCAGTTATCATCCACAGCCTCATTATGCAGACCCACAACACACAGCTGCAGCGCACAACAGCTACGTCGCTCCTTGGGCTCAGCATCAACCTCAAACTGCACCCattaagcagcagcagcagcagcaccaacCACCACCTCAACCACAATTTTCTTACAACCCATCTCCTTACCCGCCACCACCATGGGCCCCTCAGGACAACACCGAGTCAAACCCTTTCGTGGCATCTTCATCGCAGCGACTTTCTACTTCTAACTCGCCTCTTAAAGTACCGCCGAACATGAGGCCCCTACAGCAATCGCAATCTTTTGGCGTACCGCTTCGAAGTGCCGCGTCAGATTCACCGAC
- the LOC123165483 gene encoding TOM1-like protein 6 isoform X2, whose amino-acid sequence MTRQAKEVIKTLKKRLQHKNSSVQSLALTLLETLVKNCGDHVHFLVVERGILQEMVKLAKKKANVQVRDKILTLLDSWQEAFGGPGGKHPQFYWAYSELKQSGLEFPRRSPEAATIFAPHLQPGIGSPANSSLRADGMISSSGSPLSLSDLQRILSAAELLSEMLREVDPNDHEAVNDEIIAELVNQCRSYQKKIMSLVSSVSDEDLLSQSLDLNDRLQILLSKHDAIASGSPLPGEETDVLSELPRGITTTPAATVVPETAIVPTFVLDDEEEEEEDDEFSQLARRNSRFRSANEKSASSGVGASSSSTQDGTASSAASVTTTSSPSTSSSALALPDHLAPIRTSPEDKIMSDLLALTIVSSPSPEPALHPGGSPTSYHPQPHYADPQHTAAAHNSYVAPWAQHQPQTAPIKQQQQQHQPPPQPQFSYNPSPYPPPPWAPQDNTESNPFVASSSQRLSTSNSPLKVPPNMRPLQQSQSFGVPLRSAASDSPTNKSLKQPMSAGSRRPSYVPSNKFFDDLLERNADGTLKTSSGVIGGTSSPYKP is encoded by the exons ATGACGAG GCAAGCAAAGGAGGTGATTAAAACTCTGAAGAAGCGTCTTCAACACAAGAATTCATCAGTTCAGTCTCTTGCATTGACG CTGTTGGAGACTCTGGTGAAAAATTGTGGGGATCATGTGCATTTTCTGGTTGTAGAGCGCGGTATATTGCAAGAAATGGTCAAACTTGCCAAGAAAAAG GCAAATGTGCAAGTGAGGGACAAAATTTTGACACTCCTTGATTCTTGGCAAGAAGCATTTGGTGGGCCTGGTGGGAAGCACCCTCAGTTCTACTGGGCATATTCTGAACTTAAG CAATCTGGTTTAGAATTTCCTAGGCGCTCACCTGAGGCAGCAACAATATTCGCCCCTCACCTTCAACCAGGGATCGGGAGTCCAGCCAATTCATCCTTGAGAGCTGATGGGATGATTTCATCAAGTGGCTCTCCTCTGAG TTTGTCAGATTTGCAACGAATTTTAAGTGCCGCGGAGCTACTAAGTGAGATGCTGAGAGAAGTGGATCCAAATGATCATGAG GCTGTGAATGATGAAATTATCGCGGAACTTGTGAACCAATGCCGGTCATACCAGAAAAAGATCATGAGTTTGGTTAGTTCAGTGAG TGATGAGGACCTCTTGAGCCAAAGTCTCGACTTAAACGACAGATTGCAAATTCTGCTTTCCAAACACGATGCAATTGCATCAGGTTCCCCTCTACCGGGTGAAGAAACGGATGTGTTGAGTGAGTTGCCCAGAGGGATCACTACAACCCCTGCAGCAACAGTTGTTCCCGAAACTGCCATTGTACCAACTTttgtcttggatgatgaagaggaagaggaggaagatgatgagttCTCTCAGCTGGCTCGCAG GAATTCGAGATTCAGGTCAGCAAATGAGAAGAGCGCCTCTTCAGGTGTAGGCGCATCATCGTCGTCCACGCAGGATGGAACAGCAAGCTCAGCAGCTTCTGTGACCACTACATCATCACCATCTACTTCAAGCAGTGCATTAGCATTGCCTGATCATCTAGCTCCTATAAGGACTTCTCCAGAAGACAAGATTATGAGCGACCTCCTTGCGCTCACCATAGTGTCAAGCCCATCACCTGAACCTGCCTTGCATCCTGGTGGTTCCCCAACCAGTTATCATCCACAGCCTCATTATGCAGACCCACAACACACAGCTGCAGCGCACAACAGCTACGTCGCTCCTTGGGCTCAGCATCAACCTCAAACTGCACCCattaagcagcagcagcagcagcaccaacCACCACCTCAACCACAATTTTCTTACAACCCATCTCCTTACCCGCCACCACCATGGGCCCCTCAGGACAACACCGAGTCAAACCCTTTCGTGGCATCTTCATCGCAGCGACTTTCTACTTCTAACTCGCCTCTTAAAGTACCGCCGAACATGAGGCCCCTACAGCAATCGCAATCTTTTGGCGTACCGCTTCGAAGTGCCGCGTCAGATTCACCGAC